Proteins encoded in a region of the Vicia villosa cultivar HV-30 ecotype Madison, WI linkage group LG5, Vvil1.0, whole genome shotgun sequence genome:
- the LOC131604175 gene encoding uncharacterized protein LOC131604175 — protein MTWYKILSDESITSWKVLGKLFSRHFTASRRYPKSEASLEAIIQGKDESLRAYIERFNKEAVQVSTTAHMKKFLLERGLRPRSDFAKAVGTETPATLDEFFLKAQAYIQYEEIEAAHAFRNSRHEESSKNARQDDSRRGTEKKKDDKTRDPKDYKTPAGKFR, from the coding sequence ATGACCTGGTATAAAATTTTGTCCGACGAGTCCATCACATCATGGAAGGTACTCGGAAAACTTTTCTCCAGACACTTCACGGCTTCCCGAAGATACCCCAAATCAGAAGCCTCCTTGGAAGCCATTATCCAAGGAAAGGACGAGTCGCTACGAGCTTACATAGAAAGATTTAACAAAGAGGCCGTACAAGTATCCACGACAGCCCATATGAAGAAATTCCTGCTCGAACGAGGTCTCCGACCACGTTCAGATTTCGCTAAAGCCGTCGGAACCGAAACGCCGGCTACCCTGGACGAATTCTTTCTCAAGGCCCAAGCCTACATACAGTATGAAGAGATAGAAGCAGCCCACGCATTCCGCAATTCCCGGCACGAAGAGAGCAGTAAAAATGCACGCCAGGATGATTCTCGCCGAGGAACCGAAAAAAAGAAAGACGATAAAACTCGGGACCCTAAGGACTACAAAACCCCTGCAGGGAAATTCCGATAA